One genomic region from Tachysurus vachellii isolate PV-2020 chromosome 22, HZAU_Pvac_v1, whole genome shotgun sequence encodes:
- the LOC132838087 gene encoding musculoskeletal embryonic nuclear protein 1-like isoform X1 translates to MSQPGEVKKKKKRPPVKEEDLKGARGKLGLKGEAKSKTYEVMVECERMGKTAPSVFSGLRTGTETALDKPKAPSGSVFGK, encoded by the exons ATGTCTCAG CCAGgagaggtgaagaagaagaagaagcgtCCACCTGTGAAGGAGGAGGACCTGAAAGGGGCCCGCGGTAAGCTGGGCCTGAAGGGTGAGGCGAAGAGTAAAACCTATGAAGTCATGGTGGAGTGTG AACGTATGGGCAAGACGGCTCCGTCCGTGTTTAGTGGATTGCGTACAGGAACGGAGACGGCACTGGACAAACCCAAAGCTCCATCAGGAAGCGTCTTCGGCAAGTGA